Proteins encoded within one genomic window of uncultured Sphingopyxis sp.:
- a CDS encoding TonB-dependent receptor, which yields MRGILEFNGARTMASVAAIVAVAVSSPAMAQERSFDVPAQDAARAIPEFARQAGIQIVASGVTTRGKTTNAVHGSMSVSEGLRALLAGTGLVARGDPASAAVITIVAASEGQSTTGDDYRGNEIVVTAQKRVESIQDVPIAVTALSQDDLNEQKIESGSDIMRAVPNLTFSKSNFTSYNLSIRGIGTKAISASTDPGVAVSFNNVAMINNRFFEQEFFDLERLEVLRGPQGTLYGRNATGGVVNLITAKPKLDRFEGNIKGEVGNYNSRRMVGMLNIPIVPDAFGLRVAGAMTQRDGYDYNSITDNRINGRDLYSLRATLGFENDWLRGSFIWERFREDDNRSRTGKQLCHRDESPDVIGSTTIRDPNPPPLFAEFQEQRAALFSTGCKAGSLYADEAFGTPNGLGLAYVAGLNIAQGLYGSDAPPGAPLSSGFLLKPIDPYGGMMQSRDLREVASIRDPRYRAKSDILQLNLDVDLSDSLTLSSQTAWNWDGVYSFQDYNRFNTVPIFNDTSNWEAFGGQGAPSLWRGMAPGGIFCDPQIGCSDRLAVFDVSSSDSKQFSQEVRMQSDFDGPFNFSVGGNYTHFKTKNEYYVMSNLLTAIAMTEPFNFTGTQTQCSWDVYFSIYATGPNVPIKNSMCPYIDPNPVENISGEGHNYFRSSNPYELNSYAAFGEAYYNINPDLKLTAGLRYTNDNKRFTLVPSQLLLAPTIAAGGVVGTGHPIDRDVVVKGGEFTGRLGIDWQPDLGFTDDTLLYAFLSRGYKAGGINPPTPGFATPEQLVDAGIVSQANANFYKLAGFFPVLELTAVNYGATFEPEFVNAFEIGTKNVLMGGRLTLNAGAFFYDYKNYQVSQIRDRTAVNENFDAKVWGAELSAQFEPVDRLRFNANIGYLGTRIGEGEKSIDPMNRNLGNPDYTVFKPWVQLPSNCVVPTHIAEGWLNMSQGFQYAANVCGGIRGLVGGLFGARVLDPLTGQRYDPANYPELNGGAGLYTELGGNELPNSPHWTVNLGAEYTIPFGTDWSATIRGDGYWQAKSWARVYNLNPYDRLRDWTNFNISLRVDGPDDLSIEAYVKNVFNSTPITDAFLNSDDSGLTTNVFTLDPRIIGFSIAKKF from the coding sequence CCTCGTCGCCCGGGGTGACCCTGCTAGCGCGGCCGTCATAACAATCGTCGCCGCGTCGGAGGGGCAATCGACCACCGGTGACGATTACCGCGGCAACGAAATCGTCGTCACCGCGCAGAAGCGCGTGGAATCAATTCAGGACGTGCCGATTGCCGTCACGGCATTGTCGCAGGACGACCTCAACGAACAGAAAATCGAAAGCGGCTCCGACATCATGCGCGCCGTGCCGAATCTGACCTTCTCCAAATCCAACTTCACCAGCTATAACCTGTCGATCCGCGGTATCGGCACCAAGGCGATTTCGGCATCCACCGATCCGGGCGTGGCCGTGAGCTTCAATAACGTCGCGATGATCAATAACCGCTTCTTCGAACAGGAATTCTTCGATCTGGAGCGCTTGGAGGTGCTGCGCGGGCCGCAAGGCACGCTTTATGGCCGTAACGCAACCGGTGGTGTCGTCAACCTGATCACGGCGAAGCCGAAGCTCGATCGGTTCGAGGGCAACATCAAGGGCGAGGTCGGCAACTACAACAGCCGCCGCATGGTCGGCATGCTCAATATTCCCATCGTTCCCGACGCATTCGGTCTGCGCGTCGCTGGCGCGATGACCCAGCGCGACGGCTATGATTATAATTCGATAACGGACAATCGGATTAACGGACGAGATCTCTATTCGCTGCGGGCAACCCTCGGTTTCGAAAATGACTGGTTGCGTGGCAGCTTTATCTGGGAGCGCTTCCGCGAGGACGACAATCGTTCGCGCACGGGCAAGCAGCTCTGCCACCGCGACGAAAGTCCGGATGTGATCGGTTCGACGACCATTCGCGATCCGAACCCTCCGCCACTCTTTGCCGAATTTCAGGAACAGCGCGCCGCCCTATTCAGCACGGGTTGCAAAGCAGGCAGTCTCTATGCCGATGAAGCGTTCGGCACGCCGAACGGGTTGGGTTTGGCCTATGTGGCAGGCCTCAACATAGCGCAGGGGCTCTACGGGTCCGACGCGCCGCCGGGTGCGCCGTTGTCATCGGGATTCCTACTCAAACCCATCGATCCCTATGGTGGCATGATGCAATCCCGCGACTTGCGAGAAGTCGCGTCGATCCGCGATCCGCGTTATCGGGCCAAATCGGATATATTGCAGCTTAACCTCGATGTCGATCTGTCGGACAGCCTCACGCTATCGTCGCAGACGGCCTGGAACTGGGACGGGGTTTATTCCTTTCAGGATTATAACCGCTTCAACACGGTACCGATCTTCAACGATACGTCGAATTGGGAAGCGTTCGGAGGACAGGGGGCACCGAGCCTGTGGCGAGGCATGGCGCCGGGAGGAATTTTTTGCGATCCGCAAATCGGCTGCTCTGACCGACTAGCGGTCTTTGATGTTTCATCGTCAGATTCAAAGCAATTTTCGCAAGAAGTGCGAATGCAATCCGATTTCGATGGTCCGTTCAATTTCAGCGTTGGCGGAAATTATACGCATTTCAAGACGAAAAATGAATATTATGTCATGAGCAATCTTCTGACGGCTATCGCCATGACGGAGCCATTCAATTTTACTGGCACACAGACCCAATGTAGTTGGGATGTATATTTCTCCATTTATGCTACCGGACCAAACGTTCCGATCAAGAATTCCATGTGTCCTTATATAGACCCCAACCCTGTTGAAAATATAAGTGGCGAAGGGCACAATTATTTTAGAAGTTCAAACCCTTATGAACTTAACAGTTATGCGGCCTTCGGTGAGGCCTATTACAACATCAATCCCGATTTGAAGCTCACAGCCGGGCTGCGTTACACCAATGACAACAAGCGTTTCACCCTGGTCCCCAGTCAACTGCTTCTCGCGCCGACGATAGCTGCGGGTGGCGTTGTCGGAACCGGCCATCCGATAGACCGCGATGTTGTCGTGAAAGGTGGCGAGTTCACTGGCCGTTTGGGGATCGATTGGCAGCCTGATTTGGGCTTTACCGATGATACATTGCTCTACGCGTTCTTGAGCAGAGGCTACAAAGCAGGAGGAATCAATCCGCCAACGCCTGGATTTGCGACTCCGGAGCAACTGGTCGACGCTGGCATCGTGAGCCAGGCAAACGCAAATTTCTACAAACTGGCCGGATTCTTCCCGGTGCTAGAACTGACGGCCGTAAACTACGGCGCGACCTTCGAACCCGAATTCGTAAATGCCTTCGAGATTGGAACCAAGAATGTGCTGATGGGCGGAAGGCTCACGTTGAATGCCGGGGCGTTCTTCTATGACTATAAAAATTATCAGGTTTCGCAAATTCGCGATCGCACGGCCGTCAATGAGAATTTCGACGCCAAGGTCTGGGGCGCGGAGCTTTCGGCTCAGTTTGAGCCCGTCGATCGTCTGCGCTTTAATGCCAATATCGGCTATCTTGGTACGCGAATCGGGGAAGGTGAAAAGTCGATCGACCCGATGAACCGCAACCTCGGCAATCCCGATTATACGGTTTTCAAGCCATGGGTTCAGTTGCCTTCAAACTGCGTTGTGCCCACGCACATCGCCGAAGGTTGGCTCAACATGTCACAGGGTTTCCAATACGCCGCGAATGTTTGTGGCGGTATCCGCGGCCTCGTCGGCGGTCTCTTTGGAGCGCGGGTACTCGATCCTTTGACGGGCCAGCGCTACGACCCGGCCAACTACCCAGAGCTCAATGGCGGTGCAGGTCTCTACACCGAGCTTGGCGGCAATGAACTGCCGAACTCGCCACACTGGACGGTCAATCTTGGTGCTGAATATACGATCCCGTTCGGCACCGACTGGAGCGCGACGATCCGCGGCGACGGCTATTGGCAGGCGAAGAGCTGGGCGCGGGTCTACAACCTCAACCCCTACGACCGGCTGCGCGACTGGACGAACTTCAACATCTCGTTGCGTGTCGATGGCCCCGACGATCTGTCGATCGAAGCCTATGTGAAAAACGTCTTCAACTCGACGCCGATCACCGATGCCTTCCTCAACTCGGATGACTCGGGCCTGACGACCAACGTCTTCACGCTCGACCCGCGCATCATCGGGTTCAGCATCGCCAAGAAATTCTGA
- a CDS encoding LuxR family transcriptional regulator: MPNQGLDAGALNFAAAFLAEIQRAAGLADVERLLEAAARELGFRHYAMIHHDDHRAASPGLINMNNYPPDYAAAYFGGLYHRDDPVVHACIAANACFAWCELADLIELAPRHRAFLERGARHGVAHGITVPAFVLGERSGSCNFCSPRTPDLTQHHIAAAQIVGGFAFQKARRIIGRRPRPIRAVGLQQRQRECAILAAQGKSNTDIATILGLTPATIKSYIEAACGRYEVHNRTQLVIAAILDGEIGLHEISPRQYRHLAT; the protein is encoded by the coding sequence GTGCCGAACCAAGGCCTGGACGCGGGCGCGCTGAATTTCGCGGCGGCGTTCCTCGCTGAAATCCAGCGGGCGGCCGGCCTCGCCGACGTCGAACGGCTGCTCGAAGCCGCAGCGCGCGAATTGGGCTTCCGCCACTATGCGATGATCCATCACGACGATCACCGCGCCGCGTCGCCCGGCCTCATCAACATGAACAACTATCCGCCCGACTATGCCGCGGCCTATTTCGGCGGCCTCTATCACCGCGACGACCCGGTCGTTCACGCCTGCATCGCCGCCAACGCCTGCTTCGCATGGTGCGAACTGGCCGACCTGATCGAACTGGCCCCGCGCCACCGCGCGTTCCTGGAACGCGGCGCGCGGCACGGCGTTGCCCACGGCATCACCGTCCCCGCCTTCGTGCTGGGCGAGCGCAGCGGCTCCTGCAACTTCTGTAGCCCGCGCACCCCCGACCTGACGCAGCACCACATCGCCGCCGCCCAGATCGTCGGCGGCTTTGCCTTCCAGAAAGCCCGCCGCATCATTGGCCGCCGCCCGCGCCCGATCCGCGCCGTTGGTCTCCAACAGCGCCAGCGTGAATGCGCGATCCTCGCCGCCCAGGGCAAGAGCAACACCGACATCGCCACCATCCTCGGCCTGACTCCCGCGACGATCAAATCCTACATCGAAGCCGCCTGCGGCCGTTACGAGGTCCACAACCGGACGCAGTTGGTCATCGCCGCGATCCTCGATGGCGAAATCGGCCTCCACGAAATCTCCCCACGTCAATACCGCCACCTGGCGACCTAG
- a CDS encoding helix-turn-helix transcriptional regulator, which translates to MARSLRTPKHRQLQSGLAAARKAAGLTQVQLAERLGRPQSFVAKYEVGERRIDVIEFCEIADALKLDASALLSSLFTDR; encoded by the coding sequence ATGGCTCGGTCGCTTCGTACTCCCAAACATCGTCAGCTCCAATCCGGCCTTGCCGCGGCGCGCAAGGCGGCGGGGCTGACGCAGGTTCAGTTGGCGGAGAGATTGGGCCGGCCACAATCGTTCGTCGCCAAATATGAAGTCGGCGAGCGGCGGATTGATGTCATCGAATTCTGTGAGATCGCCGACGCGCTGAAGCTGGATGCCAGCGCCTTGCTGTCGTCCCTATTCACCGACCGATAG
- a CDS encoding DUF2285 domain-containing protein, with product MTVTPPPRPENLDFPDTILPYDRANILTYARVLDVAEGRDIIDGRDWREASIIILGCNPDQDEPAARRCWDAHVARARWIISEGLPLFLAGDGKQCER from the coding sequence ATGACCGTAACGCCGCCGCCGCGTCCCGAAAACCTCGATTTCCCCGACACCATCTTACCCTATGATCGCGCCAATATCCTGACCTATGCGCGCGTTCTCGATGTTGCCGAGGGACGGGACATCATCGACGGCCGCGACTGGCGCGAGGCCAGCATCATCATCCTGGGATGCAACCCCGACCAGGACGAACCCGCCGCGCGCCGCTGCTGGGACGCCCACGTCGCGCGGGCGCGCTGGATCATCAGCGAAGGGCTACCGCTCTTCCTCGCGGGCGACGGGAAGCAGTGCGAGCGTTGA
- a CDS encoding DUF6527 family protein, whose amino-acid sequence MKWLLIAWHWLLRLFVGGRYGQKSKPYRVVIADEALPAQLAADTLYVVDDDGFLEQAAMLCPCGCGRILHMNLLPDERPCWQLTQHADGTATLYPSVWRKKDCGSHFWFRRGQVLWCADESFSDAY is encoded by the coding sequence ATGAAGTGGCTCCTGATAGCTTGGCATTGGCTCCTCCGGCTTTTTGTCGGTGGACGCTATGGTCAGAAATCGAAGCCATACCGCGTCGTTATTGCGGATGAGGCACTTCCAGCGCAGCTCGCTGCCGACACGCTCTACGTCGTCGATGACGATGGCTTTTTAGAACAAGCGGCGATGCTCTGTCCGTGCGGTTGCGGGCGCATACTGCATATGAACCTTCTGCCAGACGAGCGGCCATGCTGGCAACTCACTCAGCACGCGGATGGCACGGCAACGCTGTATCCGTCGGTATGGCGGAAAAAGGATTGCGGTTCGCATTTCTGGTTCCGGCGAGGCCAAGTGCTTTGGTGTGCCGACGAATCTTTCAGCGACGCATACTGA
- a CDS encoding ThiF family adenylyltransferase yields the protein MTDDQHRRLHTHLFPGDGKEAVAILLCTHRSGDRRHRLLVRYIEEIPHAQCERTAVSVTWQTEIIEDILDRAEAEGLSFIKIHSHPNGYPAFSPTDNKSDDLLLPMVRDSTEIDAPHGSAIMLPSGEVFGRVLIQDGLIPIECVNVVGDDLQFWYPAGGDKSVPSFAASHAQIFDEGTIERLRRLSVAVVGCSGTGSPVIEQLFRLGVGEIVLVDDDHIEDRNVNRILNSTMEDAAKKRPKPDVIGDAIDRAGLGTLVVRITGNLWSPEVVREVAQCDVVFGCMDTVDGRYLLNTLATFYIQPYFDIGVRLDAVREGPNKGKIREVCGTVHYLLPGKSSLMTRGLFTMKQVADAGLRRTDPAAHAQQIEDGYIAGVQGHRPAVISVNMFAASLAVNELLARLHPFREESNGEYGSVTFSLASMELMYERHSEPCEILEPHIGKGDMRPLLRLTELSEKPKP from the coding sequence ATGACGGACGATCAGCACCGCCGTCTGCATACGCATCTTTTTCCCGGCGACGGGAAAGAAGCGGTTGCCATCCTTCTCTGCACACATCGGAGCGGGGACCGGCGGCATCGCCTCCTCGTACGATACATCGAGGAGATTCCGCACGCGCAATGTGAACGAACTGCAGTGAGCGTGACTTGGCAGACAGAAATCATCGAAGACATTCTCGACCGCGCGGAAGCGGAAGGGTTGAGTTTCATCAAGATTCACAGCCATCCGAACGGCTATCCCGCTTTTTCGCCGACCGATAACAAAAGCGATGACCTCCTGCTGCCGATGGTCCGCGACTCAACCGAGATCGATGCCCCTCATGGCAGTGCCATCATGCTGCCATCCGGTGAGGTATTCGGACGCGTTCTGATCCAAGATGGATTGATTCCCATCGAATGCGTCAATGTCGTCGGCGATGATTTGCAGTTTTGGTATCCGGCGGGTGGCGACAAATCCGTCCCGAGTTTTGCGGCGTCTCACGCACAGATTTTCGACGAGGGCACGATCGAACGGTTGCGCCGCTTGTCGGTTGCCGTGGTTGGCTGTTCGGGAACCGGCAGCCCCGTCATCGAGCAGCTTTTCCGTTTGGGTGTTGGCGAAATTGTTTTGGTCGATGACGATCATATCGAAGATCGCAACGTCAACCGCATCCTCAACTCAACCATGGAAGATGCCGCGAAGAAGCGTCCTAAACCGGATGTAATCGGCGATGCCATCGACCGCGCCGGACTTGGCACGCTAGTTGTCCGTATCACCGGCAATCTCTGGTCGCCTGAAGTCGTGCGCGAGGTCGCGCAATGCGATGTCGTCTTTGGATGCATGGATACCGTTGACGGGCGTTACCTGCTGAACACTCTCGCGACGTTCTACATACAACCCTATTTTGACATTGGCGTGCGCCTCGACGCAGTGCGCGAAGGGCCGAACAAGGGTAAGATACGGGAGGTGTGCGGCACGGTTCACTACCTACTTCCCGGCAAGTCTAGCCTCATGACGCGCGGCCTTTTTACGATGAAACAAGTGGCGGATGCCGGATTGCGTCGCACCGATCCTGCCGCCCACGCGCAGCAAATAGAGGACGGCTATATTGCCGGTGTTCAGGGCCACCGGCCAGCGGTCATCAGTGTGAACATGTTTGCGGCGTCTCTTGCGGTAAACGAGTTACTTGCCAGACTTCACCCGTTCAGGGAGGAATCGAATGGTGAATATGGATCGGTCACCTTTAGCTTGGCGAGCATGGAACTGATGTACGAGCGCCACAGCGAACCGTGTGAGATACTTGAACCACACATCGGCAAAGGCGACATGCGGCCGTTACTGCGGCTCACTGAACTTTCTGAAAAGCCAAAACCATGA
- a CDS encoding E2/UBC family protein: MRRQFDLLPEDEQLLNDYGLPWETVVDGSQWVLIHDFPTQEGYNHKTVIAAIRLETGYPNTPLDMVYFHPALARTDGRPIGATEAVQQIAGISYQRWSRHRTAQNPWRPTIDSLGTHIVLIEDWLQREFEK, translated from the coding sequence ATGCGTCGGCAGTTCGATCTGTTGCCCGAAGATGAGCAACTCCTCAACGATTACGGCCTGCCTTGGGAAACGGTCGTGGATGGATCCCAATGGGTTCTCATCCACGACTTCCCCACACAAGAAGGCTACAACCACAAGACCGTCATTGCGGCGATCAGGCTGGAAACGGGCTACCCCAACACGCCGCTGGATATGGTCTATTTCCATCCTGCGCTCGCCCGCACCGATGGTCGCCCCATTGGCGCGACGGAAGCGGTGCAGCAGATCGCGGGGATTTCCTACCAGCGCTGGTCACGTCACCGCACAGCGCAAAATCCCTGGAGGCCCACTATCGACAGCCTCGGCACGCACATCGTGTTGATCGAAGATTGGTTGCAGCGGGAATTCGAGAAATGA
- a CDS encoding multiubiquitin domain-containing protein, translating to MDNEEKADVSADELVEAIREEISEEIADLEDYARRGEAPPHCRGYKIKVNGDPFVVHDRYITGREVLELAGLTPPKDYTLRVKVAGQRPQKVDLNEKVDLRQPGIEKFKALPRDQTEG from the coding sequence ATGGATAACGAAGAAAAGGCGGACGTCTCTGCCGATGAATTGGTTGAAGCGATCCGTGAAGAAATCTCGGAAGAAATTGCGGATTTGGAGGATTACGCCCGCCGTGGCGAAGCACCGCCTCACTGCCGGGGATACAAGATCAAGGTGAATGGCGACCCGTTCGTCGTCCATGATCGCTACATCACCGGCCGCGAAGTCCTTGAACTCGCCGGTTTGACGCCGCCGAAAGACTACACGCTGCGCGTGAAGGTTGCCGGTCAGCGTCCGCAGAAGGTTGACCTCAACGAGAAGGTCGATCTGCGCCAGCCCGGTATCGAGAAGTTCAAGGCGTTGCCGCGCGATCAGACGGAGGGCTAA
- a CDS encoding helix-turn-helix transcriptional regulator, giving the protein MSDETDVGRKGEALGIYLKSLRSGTGLTLREVEDATGKDVSNAYLSQLENGKIAKPSPNVLHSLASVYKVSYAKLMERAGYISPNARSSDTAKHGRAATFSIDNLTLEEEKELLQYLSFVRQKAKP; this is encoded by the coding sequence ATGAGCGATGAAACTGACGTGGGGAGAAAGGGCGAGGCATTGGGGATCTATCTCAAGAGCCTTCGGTCGGGGACGGGGCTAACCCTCAGAGAGGTGGAAGATGCCACCGGAAAGGATGTGTCGAATGCGTATCTGAGCCAGTTAGAGAACGGGAAGATAGCAAAGCCCTCACCAAATGTTCTGCACTCGCTAGCGAGTGTATATAAGGTGTCGTATGCAAAACTTATGGAGAGAGCTGGATATATATCTCCGAATGCGAGAAGCTCGGACACAGCTAAACATGGTAGAGCGGCAACATTTTCGATCGACAACTTGACGTTAGAAGAAGAAAAAGAGCTACTGCAGTATCTTTCCTTTGTTCGACAGAAGGCAAAACCTTGA
- a CDS encoding ImmA/IrrE family metallo-endopeptidase, giving the protein MKPDDSHLTPAQYAKVRSEAERALSLAGALGRFPTPIDDIMAAANVQEVKEDVLNESFIAKLRREASGALKSALSKVIGLFDAKARLVFIDRTLHVVKQTFVKLHETGHAFMAWQRDLYAVVEDCDQTIEPATADLFDREANVFASEVVFQLDGFTKEAEEKTFGILVPVNLSKKYGASIYSSVRRYVSHNWRACTVVVLNPPELIRGDGFRASLRRHCSSPRFTEIFGEINWPLVFTPDHPVGAMIPINGRKMSGKQMISLKDRNGDTHECIAEAFTQTYQVFILIHAVSTLTSSPIIMPGISKN; this is encoded by the coding sequence ATGAAGCCAGACGATAGCCACCTGACACCGGCTCAATATGCAAAGGTAAGATCCGAAGCCGAGCGCGCCTTGTCACTGGCAGGCGCGCTTGGTCGTTTTCCGACACCGATTGATGACATCATGGCCGCGGCCAATGTGCAGGAGGTGAAGGAAGATGTTCTCAACGAGAGCTTCATCGCCAAACTTCGTAGGGAAGCCAGCGGAGCATTGAAATCTGCGCTCAGTAAAGTGATTGGCCTGTTCGATGCCAAAGCGCGGCTGGTCTTCATCGACCGCACGTTGCACGTGGTAAAGCAGACCTTTGTGAAGCTGCATGAAACGGGCCATGCCTTCATGGCGTGGCAACGCGACCTTTACGCAGTGGTGGAAGATTGCGACCAGACCATCGAGCCCGCAACCGCTGATCTTTTTGATCGCGAGGCGAATGTCTTTGCATCCGAGGTCGTTTTCCAGCTCGATGGGTTCACAAAGGAGGCGGAAGAAAAGACCTTCGGCATTTTGGTGCCCGTCAATCTCAGCAAAAAATATGGAGCATCCATATATTCGTCGGTGCGCCGGTATGTCTCGCACAACTGGCGGGCTTGTACTGTCGTTGTGCTTAACCCCCCGGAACTCATCCGCGGTGATGGGTTCCGGGCCTCGCTTCGACGGCATTGCTCATCGCCGCGTTTCACCGAGATATTCGGCGAGATCAATTGGCCGCTGGTTTTTACGCCCGATCATCCCGTCGGTGCGATGATCCCGATCAACGGACGGAAGATGTCTGGCAAACAGATGATCTCCCTTAAGGATCGAAACGGCGACACTCACGAATGCATCGCTGAGGCATTCACCCAGACCTATCAGGTTTTCATCCTCATCCATGCGGTGAGCACCCTCACCAGCAGTCCCATTATTATGCCAGGCATCAGCAAGAACTAG
- a CDS encoding helix-turn-helix domain-containing protein, producing MPSEDDSKPASGRLDDRGSRPHPRKIGSHMNDAIWSERDGSPSSVQDVFGTLPAEPICVRVPVAVKLTGISRSTLYELIGAGEIEAVKVGRSTFIRYASLKRLFDRE from the coding sequence ATGCCCAGCGAAGACGATTCCAAGCCAGCGTCTGGCCGCCTTGACGACAGGGGCAGCAGGCCGCACCCACGCAAAATCGGCTCGCATATGAACGACGCAATTTGGAGCGAGCGAGACGGTTCGCCTTCTTCCGTTCAGGACGTCTTTGGCACACTGCCCGCCGAGCCGATCTGCGTTCGTGTTCCGGTCGCGGTGAAGCTGACCGGCATCAGTCGATCGACGCTCTACGAACTCATCGGAGCCGGTGAAATCGAAGCCGTAAAAGTCGGTCGGTCCACCTTTATCCGTTACGCCAGTCTCAAGCGGCTCTTTGACCGAGAATAG
- a CDS encoding transglutaminase family protein has translation MKLEISASLNYRLPEPVDLMLQVEAANGGGQRVQRASLDLGAPEYMARVPAAAGVCEPVWLRAEGALRAEYRATVAVERPHADLAALAEMPLHRLPAEAIPYLNESRYCPSNKFHAFVERRFGEFEGGAKIARMRDWIESRFTYVAGTSDVDTGALDSFVERRGVCRDYAHVMIALARAAHIPARMASVYALGVEPMDFHAVAEVYLAGDWRMVDATGMTRPDECARICAGRDAADIAFLTAYREIQLVEQKVTVERA, from the coding sequence ATGAAACTCGAAATCTCCGCCTCCCTAAATTATCGCCTGCCCGAACCCGTCGACCTGATGCTCCAGGTCGAGGCGGCGAACGGCGGCGGCCAGCGGGTGCAGCGTGCCTCGCTCGACCTCGGCGCCCCCGAATATATGGCGCGCGTCCCCGCCGCCGCCGGGGTCTGCGAGCCGGTCTGGCTGCGCGCGGAGGGCGCGCTCAGGGCCGAATATCGCGCGACCGTCGCGGTCGAGCGCCCCCACGCCGATCTCGCCGCGCTCGCCGAAATGCCGCTGCACCGCCTGCCCGCCGAAGCCATCCCCTATCTCAACGAATCGCGCTATTGCCCGTCGAACAAGTTCCACGCCTTCGTCGAGCGCCGTTTCGGCGAGTTCGAAGGCGGCGCGAAGATCGCGCGGATGCGCGACTGGATCGAGAGCCGCTTCACCTATGTCGCGGGCACCAGCGACGTCGATACCGGGGCGCTCGACAGCTTCGTCGAGCGGCGCGGCGTGTGCCGCGACTATGCGCATGTGATGATCGCGCTCGCCCGCGCGGCGCACATCCCGGCGCGCATGGCGAGCGTCTATGCGCTCGGCGTGGAACCCATGGATTTCCACGCGGTCGCCGAAGTCTATCTCGCGGGTGACTGGCGCATGGTCGACGCGACGGGGATGACCCGGCCCGATGAATGCGCGCGCATCTGCGCCGGCCGCGACGCCGCCGACATTGCTTTCCTGACCGCCTATCGCGAGATCCAGCTGGTCGAGCAGAAGGTGACGGTGGAAAGAGCTTAG